The window CGTCGCTTCGGCGAGGCCATAGCTCGGCAGGAAGGCGCTTGCCTTGAAACCCGCGTCGGCAAAGGCATCGACGAAGCTCTGCATCACGTCGGGGCGGATCATGTCGGCACCGTTGCCCGCAACGCGCCAGCGCGACAGGTCAAAACGGTCGGCGACATGCGTCTGGCTCGACACGCGGCGCGCGCAGATATCGTAACCGAAGGTCGGCGAATAGCTCAATGTCGTGCCGCTATTGCGGCTGATCAGGTCGAGCCAGGCGAGCGGTCGGCGTGCGAAATCCTCGGTCTTCAGATAATCGACCGACACCTGGTTGGCGACCGGCGAAAGCAGGCAGCCGACGAGGCCCATGTCGTGATACCAGGGCAGCCACGAGACGCAGCGGTCGCTGTCGCGCACTTCCATGCCGTGCGAATGCGCGGCGAGATTGTTGAGCAAAGCGGCGTGGGTGACCGCGACGCCATGCGGGAAGCGCGTCGAGCCGCTGCTATATTGGAGGTAGCAGGTCTCGTTGCTGTTCTGCGCGGGCAGGGTGGTCTGCGGCGCGGGACGGGCGGCGAATTCGCTCCAGTCCATCGGTGCGACGCCCTGCTTCTCGGCGGCCTCGACCGCCATCGCGGCGATCTCGGGTGGGAAGAAGAGCATCGTCGGGTCGCAGCTGGTCAACTGAACGACGAGCTGGCCGACATAGCTGTCGCGCCCGCCGAAGCTGGTCGGCAGCGGCAGCGGCACCGGCCAGGCGCCGGCATAGATGGTGCCGAAGAACAGCGCGGCGAATTCGGCACCGGTCTCGGCGATCAGCGCGACGCGATCGCCGGGCTTCACGCCCGCGGCGATCAGACGGTACGCGGTCTGAAGCGAATCATGCTTCAGTTCGCTGTACGGATAGGGGCGCACCAGACGCCCGCGCGGATCGTGGAAATTGAGGCCGCGGGTGCCGGTCGCGGCATAATCGAGCGCTTCGCCGATGGTGGCGAAGTCCGAAAAACGGCGCGGCTGGAAACATTCGGTCGGCGTCGGCACGAGCGCGTCCGCCGAATCGGTGATGGTGTCGGTCATAGAAGCTCCGGCATCCCGCGAAGCGGGGCGCGCGGCAACAAGCATGTCATCTTTCTGTGTCATACGTGCTGCGCGATCCCTTTATCGTTGGAACAAATCGCCTATTTTCAGGCTATGATGCCCGATATGGCGGCGCTGGTCGTTCTCAATCAGGCCCGACTGTGGCATAAACATGGCATATGGCCAACCGCCGCGCTTCCTCCGACCGGGCGAAGAGACCCCTCGACGCGGCGCGGCTCGACGAGCTGGCGCTCGCCTATGTCGCGCGATTTGCCACCAGCCGCGCCAAATTGGCGCGCTATCTGTCGAGAAAGATATGCGAATCGGATTGGGTCGACACCATCGACGGACCGGCGGCCTGCGCGGCGGCGGTCGCGAAAATGGACCGGCTCGGGTTCGTCGACGACAAGCAATATGCCGGCATGCGGGCGGGCGCGATGACGCGGCGCGGGCTGGGTGTGCGGCGGGTGAAAGCGCAATTGTGGGTCGACGGCATCGATTCCGCGGATTCGGTCGCGGCGATCGCGACCGCCGAGGGCGCGGCGCTGTCCGCAGCGCTCGGTTTCGCGCGCCGTCGCCGCCTGGGTCCCTATGCCAGAGAGGCGATTGCCGATCCGGCGCAGCGCGAGCGGCACGTGGCGGCCTTTGCCCGCGCGGGCCATTCGCTGGCGCTCGCGCGGCGCATCCTCGCTACCGCGCCCGGCGACGAGGCCGCGCTGGACGACGAAGCGGGGCTCGATTAGGAGCGGACCCTTACCGGGACGGCGAAAGGATAGGCCGATGCGTGCGTGGATGACCGCTGTTGCTCTTGTCATGGCCCTGCCGGTAGCAGGCTGCGGCGGCGAATCGGACAGCGCGCAGGCCGGCTCGATCCCGCTCACGATCAAGGCCCCCGACAAGACGCATGTCTTCACCGTCGAGGTGGCGCGCACCCCGGAGGAACAGGCCAAGGGGTTGATGTTCCGCACTAGCCTGCCCGAGGGTGGCGGCATGCTGTTCCCCTTCGAAAAGCCACGCTTCGCGAGCTTCTGGATGAAGAACACGCTGATTCCGCTCGATATGCTCTTCATCCGCGCCGACGGCAGCATCGACCGCATCGCCGAAAACACCATCCCCGAAAATCTCGAGCCGGTAGTCAGCGGCGGCGAAGTGAGCGCGGTGCTCGAACTCGCGGGCGGCACCGCGGCGAAGCTGGGTATCGACGAGAGTGCCGTCGTCACCTGGAATGATAAATGATCCGGCGCGCTTGTCGCCATTGGCGCTTGCGAAACGGCGCTGCTTGCCTGTAAACGCGCGGCCATGGGCATGTTAGGCAAGATTTTCACCTGGTGGGACGGCGCGACCGTCGGCACGCTGCTGAACAGCTGGAAAACCGGCGAACAGGTCGGCGAGGACGGCCTTGGCAACCGCTATTTCCGCGCGCGCAAGGGCGACCGCCGCTGGGTCCTCTATAATGGTTCGAATGACGCGAGCCGGGTGCCGCCCGAATGGCATGGCTGGCTGCACGGCACGTTCGACGACCTGCCCGCCGACATGCTGCCCGCGCCGCGCGCTTGGGAACAGCAAGCGACGCCGAACCTGACCGGTACCGGCACCGCCTATCGCCCGGCGGGCGCGCTCGAACGCGGCGGCAAGCGCGCTGCCGCGACCGGCGATTATGAGGCCTGGCGCCCCGGCGCCGAGTGACCGACGCGATGGCGCGCCAGCTTCCGACCGCGCTGATCGCGCTTCTGGCCGCGACCGCGCTGACCGCCTGCGACGGCAAGCCGTCCAAGGCCGGGGGCAGCGCCACCGTCCCGACGATCGCCAAGTCCGAAC is drawn from Sphingopyxis sp. OPL5 and contains these coding sequences:
- a CDS encoding NADH:ubiquinone oxidoreductase subunit NDUFA12 encodes the protein MGMLGKIFTWWDGATVGTLLNSWKTGEQVGEDGLGNRYFRARKGDRRWVLYNGSNDASRVPPEWHGWLHGTFDDLPADMLPAPRAWEQQATPNLTGTGTAYRPAGALERGGKRAAATGDYEAWRPGAE
- a CDS encoding fatty acyl-AMP ligase, with protein sequence MTDTITDSADALVPTPTECFQPRRFSDFATIGEALDYAATGTRGLNFHDPRGRLVRPYPYSELKHDSLQTAYRLIAAGVKPGDRVALIAETGAEFAALFFGTIYAGAWPVPLPLPTSFGGRDSYVGQLVVQLTSCDPTMLFFPPEIAAMAVEAAEKQGVAPMDWSEFAARPAPQTTLPAQNSNETCYLQYSSGSTRFPHGVAVTHAALLNNLAAHSHGMEVRDSDRCVSWLPWYHDMGLVGCLLSPVANQVSVDYLKTEDFARRPLAWLDLISRNSGTTLSYSPTFGYDICARRVSSQTHVADRFDLSRWRVAGNGADMIRPDVMQSFVDAFADAGFKASAFLPSYGLAEATLAVSIMPPGEGIVVELVEETELSGAANDAGRPTRYRAIVNCGRAARDMVIEVRDEAGNSLPDQTVGKVWCSGPSLMTGYYRDPEATAACLVDGWLDTGDMGYLSHGYIYIVGRAKDMIIINGKNHWPQDIEWAVEQLPGFKSGDIAAFAITAPGGEETPAVLVQCRTSDDAERALLRETIRDRVRAITGMNCLIELIPPRTLPRTSSGKLSRSKARAQYLAGEIQPFAIAA
- a CDS encoding RecX family transcriptional regulator, producing the protein MANRRASSDRAKRPLDAARLDELALAYVARFATSRAKLARYLSRKICESDWVDTIDGPAACAAAVAKMDRLGFVDDKQYAGMRAGAMTRRGLGVRRVKAQLWVDGIDSADSVAAIATAEGAALSAALGFARRRRLGPYAREAIADPAQRERHVAAFARAGHSLALARRILATAPGDEAALDDEAGLD
- a CDS encoding DUF192 domain-containing protein, with amino-acid sequence MRAWMTAVALVMALPVAGCGGESDSAQAGSIPLTIKAPDKTHVFTVEVARTPEEQAKGLMFRTSLPEGGGMLFPFEKPRFASFWMKNTLIPLDMLFIRADGSIDRIAENTIPENLEPVVSGGEVSAVLELAGGTAAKLGIDESAVVTWNDK